Within Sesamum indicum cultivar Zhongzhi No. 13 unplaced genomic scaffold, S_indicum_v1.0 scaffold00168, whole genome shotgun sequence, the genomic segment GCAATACCACCAAACTCGTAAAGTCCTAACTATTGCTAAGAAAAGATGCATAAAAGATGTAGGGGGAGAAAGATTCGAATGGtcctctatttatgtcctaNNNNNNNNNNNNNNNNNNNNNNNNNNNNNNNNNNNNNNNNNNNNNNNNNNNNNNNNNNNNNNNNNNNNNNNNNNNNNNNNNNNNNNNNNNNNNNNNNNNNNNNNNNNNNNNNNNNNNNNNNNNNNNNNNNNNNNNNNNNNNNNNNNNNNNNNNNNNNNNNNNNNNNNNNNNNNNNNNNNNNNNNNNNNNNNNNNNNNNNNNNNNNNNNNNNNNNNNNNNNNNNNNNNNNNNNNNNNNNNNNNNNNNNNNNNNNNNNNNNNNNNNNNNNNNNNNNNNNNNNNNNNNNNNNNNNNNNNNNNNNNNNNNNNNNNNNNNNNNNNNNNNNNNNNNNNNNNNNNNNNNNNNNNNNNNNNNNNNNNNNNNNNNNNNNNNNNNNNNNNNNNNNNNNNNNNNNNNNNNNNNNNNNNNNNNNNNNNNNNNNNNNNNNNNNNNNNNNNNNNNNNNNNNNNNNNNNNNNTGAACAGAAGCCTAACTTTTATCgaagaaatatagagaatattacatagGTTTTATTCCTCCTTTTgaggacttgacttgttggggaaacccccataaactgaaaattagaatattacAGAAGATTGAGAAAGACTTAGAGGTCTAATGCTTTGAacagtaggagaagttttctgatgatcccccttctgcttcatttCATCTTTATTTACTGGCATTCGCTGACTTCAAATTCAgactccaaacttgttttgtGATGACGTCATTGCATTCGTCATCGCCTCGTGATTTCCAGCTTTGGTCATAATGATTTGTCAGTCACATGATTTCCagctttcttttttgattttctgACTGTTGGCCTTTGTCGTTTTCTACCGACAATCTTAACCttgcttttttatattttttaatttttacttctttttgtaaaaaattttctctttcccCGGTCGCCGGCAACTCATTTTCCCAAATTAAGATCCTCTTCTTTCCAAATAAGCTTTCTGTGAACTCAGTGTTTTTTTCTATCATGTAGTTTAACAGgaacgatccattcactttgtttgagaaaatcttgaatggatacttgactttgtccatctctgcGAGATagacccataatccccaagctctcctggtagagatactGTCTTCACTAATGGCCgataccaagggagcttctcctgaggcaactttgatcttgttgaaagctaccatatctggcctctgcagcttcatgaaatggaatgtTGGATGAGACCACTTTCCTGCAGTTTATGGAGCTACCGAAATGAATTTTATCTGCAGAACGTCGCCTCTCTTTAAGtggggttgttttgccatgaatcaaagaccgccccactaatTCACTCCGAAAGTTTAGAGATTTTTGGAAAAatcggtgacatagtatgaactaaagcaagagctccaaaatcatataattctCGAACATCCTTTTGTTTAGACccctctaacatccagactctgttatatttttcggacgtttcgataatggtcttgcctgggtTCACTCCTTTGacggaaattaattttttccacatacgTTGATAATCCTGCTAAGCAtaagaagatatcaattcgTTAGCATTAGCCTTAGAGGTGCCTGTCATTGGCCTCAAACTAATCTCCCATCTTTAACCGCAGAAGTGCTGGGTTGACATGAACttacaggagtttgcacttcctgcGATTCAATTATTGCCTTTTCACTAGAGTCTGATGATGGCCTTGTGCGATTGGAACATGAATCTGACGATACAGGTCTAGAGCCTGTATTCTAAAGGCAtattttgggtcatgctccctcaactcgtgagtcatccccgaaggtAAGGTAACGCTAATTGGTTGTTGTAAGTTGTTCCACAGCGaagtggatgctaataaggtactccttattgcgacctaGACAGTGTCTAGTTTAGTTCTTTGGATTTGTctggcaacttgggcattaaccGCTAGATGTCTGAACTTTCTacaagctcctcgaggttttcttggaggtgcctgagtctcaacatgatggagtttgcctcagatgcctccatctctcgttAGGAAAACTGCAAGAACATTTTCAGgagattttataacaaaaatattatagcaaaatattggcattcagcttgccatctgataatacaaGCTTTCTCTAGTttcaattctaatttattttttaagaaagcctGAACaatagtattatcaacttttaaagtaaattctttaggaagtaaaaataaaggccatttcttaaaaagccttccaaaccgcaaagaattctttctcgttaatatgccaaactttggcttgttgttttgagaacaaccctcctcTGTATCTACGAGGTTCTTCTCAtatagttgtcttcttcatgagcactgttGCCTATCTGTATTCATTGGCGTCTGTATACACCACCAATTCATCCTCATCTTGTGGTGTAGCAAGCTTTAGCAGGTATTGCAAATCTGTTTTAGCTCCCGAACCCattttgtgtggatttcttcccatttcgaCTTTGAACTTTCAGTTTCTTTCAagagtggtcggaaatcctttctgtatcttgcaagatccttaataaAGATACCTGTAAAATtgacaactcccaagaagctcttcaaatgcttcttgtctttgagtacGTCTGGAAAATTtcggattttctccacaatattgTCCTACTCAATCCCAGTTTCATCAATAAGAATacctagaaattcaattttgctgacagcaatagtagctttcttttcaaaaagtacTACACCGTCTTTGTGGCATGCAACAGAAAATATCTATAGACGTTTAATATATTCTTTCGTATTGTTAgatgcaattagtatgtcgtcgatatagacaaacatgaatttgtccttaaaaaaattatctatttttctttgaaatatctggggtgcattagctaaacccattggaagcacattccaaATATATTGGCCCTGTGgcgtggagaatgcagtaaatttctttgattcactctccatcgtaatctgataaaataagatttgccatcgaatttaaaaaacacttttgctcttttgatgcaatcaattaagttttCTCTattaggaatgtaataaccatcaaattatgatattttgtttattccttgatagttaataaccaacctgggtttgcctctcttaatctcactatggtttcttaccagaaatccagGGCTGCTATAGATAGAGACTCCAggttcaatgagtccaagactgatatgctctttgattatcatctgcatatgCTTCTTGTCCTCCATGTTCATAatcgaacatactcgtatttgcattcatctttgaccttcaaagtagcttcgatcttgttcctatcccaccaagcaaaaggattttcactgaagttcctctggatgagcctcttgacatactcaagagaaagcctgctATCTTCGCTGATGTCTAAcgatttcatttccagtagtACTTCATCAAGGTTTAGAGTTTCCTtctcggattccttatagaagctatccCTTTCTATGAGTCCCTGCTGCCTGAAAGGCAAAAGGACCTCaccaaatttcctcttatcctgcatttttggatgagttaatctggcatcaaaatcaccacgtttgttgcgaaaatttattggtatTATCCTATTGAATCCCTTTTCTCTTCGCAACAcatgtatctcactaccacagttagtagtaaagattaacagattcctttgattatcctgcatatatctttgaaatgtttgaatgaaattgttacctagcaacatatcggcacctgtatcatgaaaataaaaaggaggtgtttttaccctaaaccagggtgatctaaatgctcctccaatcatgatcttggcttctcgtattcccttattgagtatcaggattttttgcAAGAAATCCCTTTCTGCAATAACaggtaaggtttcccttgcttccttagggaaaactctaggttttgccgtgcaaattcttgatcctgaatcaatataagctgtaAAATACTctatcttatattgatcatacaacataccaatagatatgtatatagaaaagcgACTCgtcattcaaatttttgtggtaacaccatcaagactaaATTCCATTCCATTAcattttcttccccatggtttatgatcttagaggaaacttaaccctaAAGTCATACTCTCGTTTTCTCGTCCTGTaacacctgcaactaaaatttcatgg encodes:
- the LOC105179567 gene encoding uncharacterized protein LOC105179567, giving the protein MEDKKHMQMIIKEHISLGLIEPGVSIYSSPGFLDNIVEKIRNFPDVLKDKKHLKSFLGVVNFTGIFIKDLARYRKDFRPLLKETESSKSKWEEIHTKWVRELKQICNTC